A section of the Asticcacaulis sp. EMRT-3 genome encodes:
- a CDS encoding cupin-like domain-containing protein, whose product MTAFAPVDTRKDIGREGIAAAVAGLETPLVFKGAVAGWPLVRQPSVDALIDCLKAADAGKPVETLRQTGGDGRFFYGEDGQGFNFQRASVPLAMTLERLRKLAGDCGGDERLYIQSAPLDLYFPQLAAENRLPGIKAAPRAWIGNRAVTATHFDLYDNLVCMVAGRKRFILFPPEQTKNLYMGPLDHTISGVPTSMADIDAPDFTRFPRLKEALAAGLVAELAPGDVLFVPYMWWHQVMSDEAFNMQVNYWWNPADDLPQPMQALIHALLAVRDLPPGQNRAWKAMFDHFIFHQSDPVADHLPQALRGLLGDMPTDQRIDILKGLGKGLAD is encoded by the coding sequence GTGACCGCTTTTGCGCCTGTTGACACCCGCAAAGATATAGGCCGCGAAGGCATTGCCGCCGCCGTGGCCGGGCTGGAAACGCCGCTGGTCTTCAAGGGCGCGGTGGCCGGCTGGCCGCTGGTGCGTCAGCCTTCCGTGGATGCGCTGATCGACTGTCTGAAGGCGGCTGATGCCGGAAAGCCGGTGGAAACCCTGCGCCAGACCGGCGGCGACGGTCGTTTCTTTTATGGCGAAGATGGACAGGGCTTCAACTTCCAGCGCGCCTCTGTGCCGCTGGCCATGACGCTGGAGCGGCTGCGCAAGCTGGCTGGGGATTGCGGCGGCGATGAGCGGCTCTATATCCAGTCGGCGCCCCTTGATCTCTATTTCCCGCAACTGGCCGCCGAAAACCGCCTGCCGGGGATCAAGGCCGCGCCGCGCGCCTGGATCGGCAATCGCGCCGTCACGGCAACCCATTTCGATCTGTATGACAATCTGGTCTGCATGGTGGCGGGGCGAAAGCGCTTCATCCTGTTTCCGCCGGAGCAGACGAAAAACCTGTATATGGGGCCGCTCGACCACACGATTTCGGGTGTGCCGACTTCGATGGCCGATATTGACGCGCCCGATTTTACGCGCTTTCCGCGCCTGAAAGAGGCGCTGGCGGCGGGCCTTGTGGCCGAGCTGGCACCGGGGGATGTCCTGTTCGTGCCCTATATGTGGTGGCATCAGGTCATGTCGGATGAAGCCTTCAACATGCAGGTCAATTACTGGTGGAATCCGGCGGATGATTTGCCTCAGCCCATGCAGGCGCTGATCCACGCCCTGCTGGCCGTGCGCGATCTGCCGCCGGGTCAAAACCGCGCGTGGAAGGCGATGTTCGATCACTTCATCTTCCACCAGTCCGATCCGGTGGCCGATCATTTGCCGCAAGCCCTGCGCGGACTATTGGGTGATATGCCGACCGATCAGCGCATCGACATACTGAAAGGACTGGGCAAGGGGCTGGCCGATTAG